From the genome of Pieris rapae chromosome 5, ilPieRapa1.1, whole genome shotgun sequence, one region includes:
- the LOC111003640 gene encoding uncharacterized protein LOC111003640 isoform X1, protein MLISQTSDGKENTEGHVRRCYETANELLEIMTNNSQFTSSDETLTASDLVILYKNLDVGTRLMTEVKHSQTKPSNQYVETIIYDHDSDESDIGEIYSTEDIRNIMMINKERIDLFNNTASIENTLCHKLGNLAMNTSKFGSTYDKNFLFKDTYIKEQLNSFMPAMTDKDVLPSSLLDYICCKRLEDNSNFYMDNIIRYVQHTIEQLKRISNGDYLTEKAKEKWRQAERNDVFNDNSSKKSMLANSVSIPLHMERQSSRIKSTWNDIVHSEVDIRSLSKLLEKKIVIEIPRLLCGTYKLFTKRCNDNLIISCKKEVNSLNETPSRVDVVLNIKKSESGLLISKLNSIKITQPVPQHSIEDCLSSPIPSITYDPMDNRKSELQINTPKIEELNERETTSDLPYSTYEYSLLTNRSPDTCDDSFIGVDTDNSSASFVFSKNHGYNESFFTYPNVINVNKSYSDGQTEANFSLMSSDALCCTLQRLNMNSPVPEEIDFNHKKKKSPTRIRIKSPYENSSHVIEEKKRKRLLEIRERREIKKKSLSDTCKINKNKYAKGVMAQASSSVTKLSITNKSFYNSIYGQSINESRLSKKERKVSNHDLKIVVELENCEDEIRKKSPRSPRNKEKYINHSYYLDDADTEVMHHQNKLKLKQNVEEVFTASSSGVSEDLRSSLNLLKDIISFDNPSHPVSPISQDSEKRSSIPNDVISEKRSPLLNTTGNQNVMSSNTPKEKDTVLPVKCRKSIDKIYDLMKKLGTIDSSSSNNKIPECDEFEVPVDSKQVRGSSVQPSDSGTSLKHNLVSSNPSCFSFEKVYLDSPVNKNIYRKSEIPIATIPKPKALTKPQSSGDDKQKKDRRKLTSPVTKISENPLKAISQLLRDFESVKVNRPRTDSEPKSKRYDTDKKHSSRQVTFRKPLQQEPNLKPSEPSSRGSTPKNKKPRVNTLTHAGRSQYHLKSSVEEKPVDKLNRRKITDIIDEVKEARGEAVRGPPKSRLDCLAQPRKYNQPSNEQSSYRNKYTVQRPQRSTNTITHAERRDSLNVKIRQKRTEISGSQKYHSTVPPPLGIKRSESTSPDRIRKRSPVSATGPSYKSNIPEAPETLLKKMVAVESYVNNHYGRGSPTRELKGFSGAQKSRVPLVPNDLDMGSMTSSRTAEESTVLGKKLHKMIDTMISSATAPGLTSLCEKKETSESSESMNDVFVDTIERYGELMSNTDFPIDVFGDKSITTAVATLSKDSESVLSKNIDFNVITYDIQPFNSLTELARLENALYRRLSAGAFQKRLRLKNLTLTPKHSLQQILVLQSGDVGSLVVKSTLSQNVLGKTSSKIKEMAETKRLTESQSQSHVDWTFAKFPTQVSTVAYSMHNTAGDVNSDKAVCEKVETTDELNCYKGSSEQNQGYKAAKSVTAVAKSKVKEKKRITEEEDKFEHDLTHHPLSNITMTQHTNILMKEENESGLVDTHKNVNEESQSIEKTSDKGCEVSDSSMLENKTSKVDDSTSLDILVGLLNEIRNITTCQTHLTENKTDDVECDELNELEVILKRAEFKEHSVDVSPINGLSTNSLESFQQQNLCYLYKTNYHILNDEVLLRSPLLVDKEVNVNVPEITYKHTVTDVQSKFFPITVHHSTNVTNSLVGVISKPSEQSMYFFSDYKTLYSNTSFNKIIEIPIIETSKPCNRVLAPDWCGSSSTIVKEYKINKICDHRQNHFDPIVKLKRDILVTVYSILVMTVFAALSFSEVFFRI, encoded by the exons atgttGATAAGTCAGACATCGGACGGTAAAGAAAATACGGAAGGGCATGTGAGACGCTGTTACGAAACTGCTAACGAACTGCTTGAAATTATGACTAATAATAGTCAATTTACTAGTAGTG ATGAAACACTGACGGCAAGCGATTtagtcattttatataaaaatttggaCGTTGGGACAAGACTGATGACAGAAGTTAAACATTCCCAAACAAAACCGTCGAATCAATACGttgaaacaattatatatgatCACGATTCAGACGAATCTGATATTGGTGAGATATATAGCACGGAAGACATACGAAATATCATGAtgataaataaagaaagaatTGATTTGTTCAATAACACTGCCTCAATTGAAAATACTTTGTGTCATAAACTTGGTAATCTTGCTATGAATACTTCCAAGTTTGGCTCAACATATGACAAAAACTTTCTTTTCAAAGACACTTATATAAAAGAACAATTAAACAGCTTTATGCCTGCAATGACAGACAAAGATGTGCTTCCTTCGTCGCTTTTGGATTATATATGTTGCAAACGACTAGAAGATAACAGCAATTTTTATATGGATAATATCATACGATATGTTCAACATACAATAGAACAACTCAAACGCATTAGTAATGGAGATTACTTGACAGAAAAGGCTAAAGAAAAGTGGAGGCAAGCTGAGCGAAATGATGTCTTTAATGATAATAGCTCTAAGAAGAGCATGTTGGCAAATTCAGTGAGTATCCCTCTGCATATGGAACGTCAATCAAGCAGAATAAAAAGTACCTGGAATGATATCGTCCATTCTGAAGTAGACATTAGATCCctatcaaaattattagagaagaaaatagtaatagaAATTCCTAGATTATTGTGTGGAACATACaagttatttacaaaacgttgcaacgataatttaattataagttgcAAGAAGGAGGTAAATTCTTTAAACGAGACTCCTTCTCGCGTCGATGTTGTTCTTAACATAAAGAAATCGGAGTCCGGCCTTCTtataagtaaacttaattCTATTAAGATCACGCAACCTGTGCCTCAACATTCAATTGAAG attgTTTATCAAGCCCTATACCGTCAATTACATATGATCCAATGGATAACCGAAAGAGTGAGTTACAAATTAATACACCTAAAATAGAAGAACTAAACGAACGTGAAACAACAAGTGACCTACCGTATAGTACCTACGAGTATAGTCTATTAACGAATCGGTCGCCGGACACCTGCGATGATTCTTTCATTGGAGTGGACACCGACAACAGTTCTGCGTCTTTTGTCTTTTCTAAAAATCATGGTTACAATGAATCTTTTTTTACTTATCCAAACGTTATCAATGTAAACAAGTCTTACAGCGATGGACAAACTGAGGCTAATTTTAGCTTGATGTCTTCCGATGCATTGTGTTGCACTTTACAACGGCTGAATATGAACTCACCAGTCCCTGAAGAGATTGATTTTAATCACAAGAAGAAGAAGTCTCCGACAAGAATAAGAATTAAGTCTCCATATGAAAATTCTTCGCACGTtatagaagagaaaaaaagaaagagacTTCTTGAAATTCGAGAAAGGCGcgagataaagaaaaaatcattaagtgatacttgtaaaataaataaaaacaaatacgcAAAAGGTGTTATGGCGCAAGCATCGAGCTCAGTTACCAAATTATCAATAACAAATAAGTCATTTTACAATTCCATATATGGACAATCTATAAATGAGTCCAGactttcaaaaaaagagcgaaAGGTCAGTAatcatgatttaaaaattgtggtGGAATTAGAAAATTGCGAAGATGAAATACGTAAAAAATCACCGAGGTCTccaagaaataaagaaaaatatattaatcacaGTTACTACTTAGATGATGCCGATACAGAGGTAATGCATCaccaaaataaactaaaattgaaGCAGAATGTTGAAGAAGTTTTTACCGCGTCTTCCTCTGGAGTATCGGAAGATTTAAGAtctagtttaaatttgttaaaggATATTATCTCCTTCGACAATCCTTCTCATCCAGTTTCACCAATTTCTCAAGATTCGGA GAAACGCAGCTCAATACCAAATGACGTAATATCGGAGAAGAGAAGCCCTCTCTTAAACACCACAGGAAATCAAAATGTAATGTCTTCTAATACTCCAAAAGAAAAGGATACAGTATTACCTGTAAAATGCCGAAAAAGTATCGACAAAATATATGATCTAATGAAAAAGCTTGGAACAATTGACTCCAGTTCGAGCAATAACAAAATACCTGAATGTGATGAGTTTGAGGTTCCGGTTGATTCTAAACAAGTGAGAGGTTCCAGTGTACAACCTTCCGATAGTGGTACAAGCCTCAAACATAACCTGGTATCATCAAACCCCAGTTGCTTTAgttttgaaaaagtttatCTGGATTCacctgttaataaaaatatttatagaaaaagcGAAATACCAATAGCTACAATACCAAAACCTAAAGCTTTGACAAAGCCTCAATCGTCAGGTGATGATAAACAGAAAAAAGATCGTAGGAAGTTAACTAGTCCAGTCACTAAAATATCTGAAAATCCATTAAAAGCAATCTCACAATTGTTGCGTGATTTCGAAAGTGTTAAAGTCAACCGTCCGAGGACAGACAGCGAACCAAAATCAAAAAGATACGACACTGACAAGAAACATAGCAGTCGTCAAGTTACTTTTAGAAAACCACTACAACAAGAACCCAATCTGAAACCCAGCGAGCCGTCCTCTAGGGGATCAACTCCaaagaataaaaaaccaaGAGTAAATACACTCACTCACGCTGGAAGGTCACAATATCATCTAAAGTCTTCTGTGGAGGAAAAACCAGTTGATAAGTTAAACCGAAGAAAAATTACAGATATAATAGATGAAGTTAAAGAAGCTAGAGGTGAAGCAGTGCGTGGGCCACCGAAATCTAGGCTTGATTGCTTAGCCCAGCCTAGAAAGTATAACCAACCGTCTAACGAACAATCGTCTTATAGAAACAAGTATACTGTTCAAAGACCACAACGTTCCACAAATACCATAACACATGCCGAGAGGAGAGACTCGTTAAATGTTAAGATAAGACAAAAAAGAACTGAAATATCCGGATCTCAAAAATATCATTCCACCGTGCCGCCACCTTTAG GGATCAAACGGTCAGAAAGCACTAGCCCCGACAGAATTCGCAAACGTTCTCCCGTGTCGGCGACTGGGCCGTCCTATAAATCAAACATACCCGAAGCACCTGAAACATT ATTAAAAAAGATGGTCGCGGTGGAATCGTATGTAAATAATCATTATGGACGTGGTTCTCCAACACGAGAGTTGAAAGGATTCTCTGGAGCTCAAAAATCAAGAGTACCGCTTGTACCAAATGATTTAGATATGG gatCAATGACCTCGTCTCGGACAGCAGAAGAATCTACTGTACTAGGAAAGAAATTACACAAGATGATAGATACAATGATCAGCAGTGCTACCGCACCGGGGCTAACTTCGCTTTGTGAGAAGAAAGAAACTTCAGAAAGTAGCGAAAGCATGAACGACGTGTTTGTGGATACTATTGAACGTTATGGGGAGCTTATGTCAAACACTGATTTTCCGATTGATGTTTTTGGAGATAAGAGCATAACAACAGCTGTAGCTACCTTATCTAAGGATAGTGAAAGTGTGCtgagtaaaaatattgatttcaaTGTCATCACGTATGACATACAGCCCTTTAATTCTTTAACCGAGTTAGCCAGGCTGGAGAACGCATTGTATAGACGATTGTCCGCTGGAGCATTTCAAAAAcgattaagattaaaaaatttaacattaacacCTAAACATTCTCTTCagcaaatattagttttacaaTCTGGAGATGTTGGATCTCTGGTTGTCAAGTCTACATTATCACAAAATGTTCTTGGTAAAACatcatcaaaaataaaagagatgGCAGAAACTAAAAGACTAACAGAGTCTCAGTCTCAGTCTCATGTCGATTGGACATTTGCTAAATTTCCCACGCAAGTTTCTACAGTTGCGTATTCTATGCATAATACTGCAGGAGACGTAAATTCAGATAAAGCTGTTTGCGAAAAAGTCGAAACAACCGATGAACTGAATTGTTATAAAGGCAGTTCTGAACAAAATCAAGGTTATAAAGCAGCAAAATCTGTCACGGCAGTTGCTAAAAGTAAGGTGAAGGAGAAGAAAAGGATTacagaagaagaagataagTTTGAACACGATTTAACACATCATCCATTAAGCAACATTACAATGACTCAGCACACAAATATTCTTATGAAAGAGGAAAACGAGAGCGGCCTGGTGGACACACACAAAAACGTAAATGAGGAATCTCAGAGCATAGAGAAAACATCTGATAAAGGTTGTGAGGTAAGTGACTCAAGTATGttggaaaataaaacatctaaAGTGGACGACTCGACATCACTTGATATTTTGGTGGGCCTTTTAAACGAAATAAGAAACATCACAACTTGTCAGACACAtcttacagaaaataaaactgaTGACGTAGAATGTGATGAACTTAATGAACttgaagttattttaaaaagagccGAGTTCAAAGAACATTCTGTTGATGTAAGTCCAATAAATGGACTCTCAACAAATTCCTTAGAAAGTTTTCAGCAACAAAACTTGTGTTACTTATATAAGACCAactatcatattttaaatgatgaaGTACTTTTGAGAAGTCCATTACTCGTTGATAAGGAGGTCAATGTCAACGTTCCTGAAATTACTTACAAACACACAGTAACAGATGTTCAGTCGAAATTTTTCCCGATAACAGTTCACCACAGTACAAATGTTACGAACTCTCTAGTCGGTGTTATAAGTAAGCCATCGGAGCAATCAATGTACTTCTTCTCggattataagacgttgtatAGTAATacctcatttaataaaataatagagatACCCATTATCGAAACATCGAAACCATGCAATCGTGTATTAGCTCCTGATTGGTGCGGAAGCAGTAGCACAATAGTTAAAGAatacaagataaataaaatatgcgaTCATAGACAAAATCACTTTGACCcgattgttaaattaaaaagagatATTCTGGTTACTGTTTATTCTATACTTGTAATGACGGTTTTCGCTGCATTATCGTTTTCAGAAGTATTTTTCAGAATTTAA
- the LOC111003640 gene encoding uncharacterized protein LOC111003640 isoform X2 — protein sequence MLISQTSDGKENTEGHVRRCYETANELLEIMTNNSQFTSSDETLTASDLVILYKNLDVGTRLMTEVKHSQTKPSNQYVETIIYDHDSDESDIGEIYSTEDIRNIMMINKERIDLFNNTASIENTLCHKLGNLAMNTSKFGSTYDKNFLFKDTYIKEQLNSFMPAMTDKDVLPSSLLDYICCKRLEDNSNFYMDNIIRYVQHTIEQLKRISNGDYLTEKAKEKWRQAERNDVFNDNSSKKSMLANSVSIPLHMERQSSRIKSTWNDIVHSEVDIRSLSKLLEKKIVIEIPRLLCGTYKLFTKRCNDNLIISCKKEVNSLNETPSRVDVVLNIKKSESGLLISKLNSIKITQPVPQHSIEDCLSSPIPSITYDPMDNRKSELQINTPKIEELNERETTSDLPYSTYEYSLLTNRSPDTCDDSFIGVDTDNSSASFVFSKNHGYNESFFTYPNVINVNKSYSDGQTEANFSLMSSDALCCTLQRLNMNSPVPEEIDFNHKKKKSPTRIRIKSPYENSSHVIEEKKRKRLLEIRERREIKKKSLSDTCKINKNKYAKGVMAQASSSVTKLSITNKSFYNSIYGQSINESRLSKKERKVSNHDLKIVVELENCEDEIRKKSPRSPRNKEKYINHSYYLDDADTEVMHHQNKLKLKQNVEEVFTASSSGVSEDLRSSLNLLKDIISFDNPSHPVSPISQDSEKRSSIPNDVISEKRSPLLNTTGNQNVMSSNTPKEKDTVLPVKCRKSIDKIYDLMKKLGTIDSSSSNNKIPECDEFEVPVDSKQVRGSSVQPSDSGTSLKHNLVSSNPSCFSFEKVYLDSPVNKNIYRKSEIPIATIPKPKALTKPQSSGDDKQKKDRRKLTSPVTKISENPLKAISQLLRDFESVKVNRPRTDSEPKSKRYDTDKKHSSRQVTFRKPLQQEPNLKPSEPSSRGSTPKNKKPRVNTLTHAGRSQYHLKSSVEEKPVDKLNRRKITDIIDEVKEARGEAVRGPPKSRLDCLAQPRKYNQPSNEQSSYRNKYTVQRPQRSTNTITHAERRDSLNVKIRQKRTEISGSQKYHSTVPPPLGV from the exons atgttGATAAGTCAGACATCGGACGGTAAAGAAAATACGGAAGGGCATGTGAGACGCTGTTACGAAACTGCTAACGAACTGCTTGAAATTATGACTAATAATAGTCAATTTACTAGTAGTG ATGAAACACTGACGGCAAGCGATTtagtcattttatataaaaatttggaCGTTGGGACAAGACTGATGACAGAAGTTAAACATTCCCAAACAAAACCGTCGAATCAATACGttgaaacaattatatatgatCACGATTCAGACGAATCTGATATTGGTGAGATATATAGCACGGAAGACATACGAAATATCATGAtgataaataaagaaagaatTGATTTGTTCAATAACACTGCCTCAATTGAAAATACTTTGTGTCATAAACTTGGTAATCTTGCTATGAATACTTCCAAGTTTGGCTCAACATATGACAAAAACTTTCTTTTCAAAGACACTTATATAAAAGAACAATTAAACAGCTTTATGCCTGCAATGACAGACAAAGATGTGCTTCCTTCGTCGCTTTTGGATTATATATGTTGCAAACGACTAGAAGATAACAGCAATTTTTATATGGATAATATCATACGATATGTTCAACATACAATAGAACAACTCAAACGCATTAGTAATGGAGATTACTTGACAGAAAAGGCTAAAGAAAAGTGGAGGCAAGCTGAGCGAAATGATGTCTTTAATGATAATAGCTCTAAGAAGAGCATGTTGGCAAATTCAGTGAGTATCCCTCTGCATATGGAACGTCAATCAAGCAGAATAAAAAGTACCTGGAATGATATCGTCCATTCTGAAGTAGACATTAGATCCctatcaaaattattagagaagaaaatagtaatagaAATTCCTAGATTATTGTGTGGAACATACaagttatttacaaaacgttgcaacgataatttaattataagttgcAAGAAGGAGGTAAATTCTTTAAACGAGACTCCTTCTCGCGTCGATGTTGTTCTTAACATAAAGAAATCGGAGTCCGGCCTTCTtataagtaaacttaattCTATTAAGATCACGCAACCTGTGCCTCAACATTCAATTGAAG attgTTTATCAAGCCCTATACCGTCAATTACATATGATCCAATGGATAACCGAAAGAGTGAGTTACAAATTAATACACCTAAAATAGAAGAACTAAACGAACGTGAAACAACAAGTGACCTACCGTATAGTACCTACGAGTATAGTCTATTAACGAATCGGTCGCCGGACACCTGCGATGATTCTTTCATTGGAGTGGACACCGACAACAGTTCTGCGTCTTTTGTCTTTTCTAAAAATCATGGTTACAATGAATCTTTTTTTACTTATCCAAACGTTATCAATGTAAACAAGTCTTACAGCGATGGACAAACTGAGGCTAATTTTAGCTTGATGTCTTCCGATGCATTGTGTTGCACTTTACAACGGCTGAATATGAACTCACCAGTCCCTGAAGAGATTGATTTTAATCACAAGAAGAAGAAGTCTCCGACAAGAATAAGAATTAAGTCTCCATATGAAAATTCTTCGCACGTtatagaagagaaaaaaagaaagagacTTCTTGAAATTCGAGAAAGGCGcgagataaagaaaaaatcattaagtgatacttgtaaaataaataaaaacaaatacgcAAAAGGTGTTATGGCGCAAGCATCGAGCTCAGTTACCAAATTATCAATAACAAATAAGTCATTTTACAATTCCATATATGGACAATCTATAAATGAGTCCAGactttcaaaaaaagagcgaaAGGTCAGTAatcatgatttaaaaattgtggtGGAATTAGAAAATTGCGAAGATGAAATACGTAAAAAATCACCGAGGTCTccaagaaataaagaaaaatatattaatcacaGTTACTACTTAGATGATGCCGATACAGAGGTAATGCATCaccaaaataaactaaaattgaaGCAGAATGTTGAAGAAGTTTTTACCGCGTCTTCCTCTGGAGTATCGGAAGATTTAAGAtctagtttaaatttgttaaaggATATTATCTCCTTCGACAATCCTTCTCATCCAGTTTCACCAATTTCTCAAGATTCGGA GAAACGCAGCTCAATACCAAATGACGTAATATCGGAGAAGAGAAGCCCTCTCTTAAACACCACAGGAAATCAAAATGTAATGTCTTCTAATACTCCAAAAGAAAAGGATACAGTATTACCTGTAAAATGCCGAAAAAGTATCGACAAAATATATGATCTAATGAAAAAGCTTGGAACAATTGACTCCAGTTCGAGCAATAACAAAATACCTGAATGTGATGAGTTTGAGGTTCCGGTTGATTCTAAACAAGTGAGAGGTTCCAGTGTACAACCTTCCGATAGTGGTACAAGCCTCAAACATAACCTGGTATCATCAAACCCCAGTTGCTTTAgttttgaaaaagtttatCTGGATTCacctgttaataaaaatatttatagaaaaagcGAAATACCAATAGCTACAATACCAAAACCTAAAGCTTTGACAAAGCCTCAATCGTCAGGTGATGATAAACAGAAAAAAGATCGTAGGAAGTTAACTAGTCCAGTCACTAAAATATCTGAAAATCCATTAAAAGCAATCTCACAATTGTTGCGTGATTTCGAAAGTGTTAAAGTCAACCGTCCGAGGACAGACAGCGAACCAAAATCAAAAAGATACGACACTGACAAGAAACATAGCAGTCGTCAAGTTACTTTTAGAAAACCACTACAACAAGAACCCAATCTGAAACCCAGCGAGCCGTCCTCTAGGGGATCAACTCCaaagaataaaaaaccaaGAGTAAATACACTCACTCACGCTGGAAGGTCACAATATCATCTAAAGTCTTCTGTGGAGGAAAAACCAGTTGATAAGTTAAACCGAAGAAAAATTACAGATATAATAGATGAAGTTAAAGAAGCTAGAGGTGAAGCAGTGCGTGGGCCACCGAAATCTAGGCTTGATTGCTTAGCCCAGCCTAGAAAGTATAACCAACCGTCTAACGAACAATCGTCTTATAGAAACAAGTATACTGTTCAAAGACCACAACGTTCCACAAATACCATAACACATGCCGAGAGGAGAGACTCGTTAAATGTTAAGATAAGACAAAAAAGAACTGAAATATCCGGATCTCAAAAATATCATTCCACCGTGCCGCCACCTTTAGGTGTGTAA